The sequence TGAACGATCTGGTCCCCAGTTTTCGCTTCGAAGGCCATGTGCACTTTTACGGCCAGGACATCTATGCCAAAGAGGTGGATCCGGTGGTGGTCCGGCGGTACATCGGCATGGTGTTCCAGCAACCCAACCCGTTCTCCATGAGCATCTTCGACAACGTGGCCTTCGGGTTGCGCCTCAACCGCTACAAGGGCGACATCGCCGAGCGCGTGGAGCAGGCTCTGCGCCGGGCCGCCCTGTGGGATGAGGTGAAGGACAAACTCAAAAGCAGCGGCTTGTCCTTGTCCGGCGGTCAGCAGCAGCGCCTATGCATTGCCCGCGCCATCGCCACCGAGCCGGCGGTGGTGCTGATGGATGAGCCCTGCTCGGCGCTCGACCCCATCGCGACCCGGCGCATCGAGGAGCTGATGGTGGAACTCAAGGAGAAGTACACCATCGCCCTGGTCACCCACAACATGCAGCAAGCGATGCGGGTCGCGGACCAGACGGCGTTCTTTTCGGTGGACATTACCAACGGCAGTCGGACCGGCTACCTGGTGGAACTGGGTCCGACCCGCCAGATTTTTGAAGATCCGAAACAACAGCTGACCAAGGACTACATCCGCGGCCAATTCAGCTAAGGAGGGCCAAGGGATGGGCGCAT is a genomic window of Candidatus Methylocalor cossyra containing:
- the pstB gene encoding phosphate ABC transporter ATP-binding protein PstB yields the protein MNAASGEAADAAAKRQPQVVIDCKLDRIYYGDFLAVRDSHVPIPKGQITGFIGPSGCGKSTVLRSLNRMNDLVPSFRFEGHVHFYGQDIYAKEVDPVVVRRYIGMVFQQPNPFSMSIFDNVAFGLRLNRYKGDIAERVEQALRRAALWDEVKDKLKSSGLSLSGGQQQRLCIARAIATEPAVVLMDEPCSALDPIATRRIEELMVELKEKYTIALVTHNMQQAMRVADQTAFFSVDITNGSRTGYLVELGPTRQIFEDPKQQLTKDYIRGQFS